From a region of the Paenibacillus sp. FSL R10-2734 genome:
- a CDS encoding glycoside hydrolase family 3 C-terminal domain-containing protein produces the protein MKYKDLIEKMTLEEKASLMSGKDFWTTQNIDRLGISSMFLADGPHGIRKQAVASDKVGLNEGIPATCFPTAATVANSWNVELGEKIGEYLGEEAVAQKVNVLLGPGVNMKRNPLCGRNFEYFSEDPYLAGKMAAGYIRGVQSHGISACVKHFAVNNQEERRMAIDTIVDERTLREIYLTAFEIAVKEGKTKTVMTSYNKLNGTYTNENMHLMQDILRGEWDYGGVVVTDWGGSNDRVAGLLAGNELEMPTTAGETDQEIIQAIHNGKIKEEVLDESVDRLLELIFTTEEAYKKLHVEFDVERHHRVAQKAAEESIVLLKNEGNILPLKFGKKVAVIGDFAKDARYQGAGSSIVNPTILDHTLNCFEESGIISIGFESGFERYGKKNIEKINNACTLAEKADVVLLYIGLDEVTEAEGLDRQSMRIPENQIELLDALYKVNPNIVAILSCGSAVEMPWLDKVKGLLHGYLGGQAGARSILRVLSGDVNPSGKLAETYPLQYVDTPSLLHFSGKEVSVEYREGIFIGYRYYDTANIGVQFPFGFGLSYTTFEYSDIEVSKYGVTFKLTNAGRVAGMEIPQLYIGCKSNEIFRPNKELKGFTKIFINAGETKTVMIPFDEKTFRYFNVKTNKWEIEAAEYDIIIGASSADIRLTATMFVEGTGAPIPYDKHKLPSYYSGRVNDVGLEEFESLIGYKVPVPTWDRTQPLGYNDTIAQCQYAKGGFARLAYHAIVFAHRFFRKIGKRDTANLIMMSFYHMPFRGIARMTGGVVNMPMLDGILMIANGHFFKGLIHVLKERRKMLRNHNSVKPIGIGSRKKI, from the coding sequence ATGAAATATAAAGATTTAATTGAAAAAATGACTTTAGAAGAGAAAGCATCCTTAATGTCAGGCAAAGATTTCTGGACTACGCAAAATATTGATCGTCTTGGGATTAGCAGCATGTTTCTTGCTGATGGACCTCATGGGATTAGAAAGCAGGCGGTAGCTTCAGATAAGGTGGGACTTAATGAAGGTATTCCGGCAACATGCTTTCCAACGGCTGCGACCGTAGCGAATAGCTGGAATGTAGAACTGGGAGAGAAAATTGGAGAATATCTCGGCGAAGAAGCTGTTGCTCAGAAAGTTAATGTTCTCCTAGGGCCTGGTGTTAACATGAAGAGAAACCCTTTGTGTGGAAGAAACTTCGAGTATTTTAGCGAAGATCCATATCTTGCCGGTAAAATGGCAGCGGGTTATATCAGAGGTGTTCAATCGCATGGAATTTCAGCCTGTGTGAAGCACTTTGCTGTGAACAATCAGGAAGAAAGACGGATGGCTATTGATACTATCGTCGATGAAAGAACGCTCAGGGAAATCTACCTGACTGCATTTGAAATTGCAGTGAAGGAAGGTAAGACCAAGACGGTAATGACTTCCTACAATAAGTTAAATGGAACTTACACCAATGAGAATATGCATTTGATGCAAGATATTCTACGAGGTGAATGGGATTATGGCGGAGTTGTTGTCACCGATTGGGGCGGCAGTAATGATCGTGTAGCTGGCTTACTCGCCGGGAATGAGCTGGAAATGCCAACAACTGCAGGAGAGACGGATCAAGAAATAATACAAGCCATTCATAACGGGAAGATCAAAGAGGAAGTACTGGATGAATCTGTGGACAGACTTCTTGAGCTTATTTTCACAACAGAGGAAGCTTACAAGAAGCTCCATGTAGAGTTTGATGTAGAGAGGCATCACAGAGTAGCACAGAAAGCTGCGGAAGAGTCCATTGTTCTTCTAAAAAACGAAGGAAATATACTGCCACTTAAATTTGGTAAAAAAGTTGCCGTAATCGGAGATTTTGCCAAAGACGCACGTTACCAGGGGGCAGGATCATCTATAGTGAATCCTACCATTTTGGATCATACTTTAAATTGTTTTGAAGAATCGGGTATTATCAGCATTGGATTTGAGTCGGGTTTTGAACGTTACGGAAAGAAAAATATAGAAAAAATTAATAATGCATGCACTCTGGCTGAAAAGGCAGACGTCGTTCTGCTGTATATTGGTCTGGATGAGGTTACTGAAGCTGAAGGACTTGATAGGCAAAGCATGAGAATCCCCGAGAATCAAATTGAATTATTAGACGCCTTGTATAAAGTGAATCCGAATATTGTGGCGATTCTTTCTTGCGGCTCCGCAGTAGAAATGCCGTGGCTTGATAAAGTAAAAGGACTGTTACACGGATATTTAGGCGGACAGGCAGGGGCAAGATCAATCCTTCGGGTATTATCTGGGGATGTAAATCCTTCGGGAAAATTGGCAGAAACCTATCCCCTACAATATGTGGATACACCCTCTCTTCTCCATTTTTCAGGTAAAGAGGTCAGTGTAGAGTATAGGGAAGGGATATTTATTGGTTATCGGTATTACGATACTGCGAATATCGGTGTGCAATTCCCGTTTGGCTTTGGACTAAGCTATACAACCTTTGAATACTCAGACATCGAGGTTTCCAAGTATGGAGTAACCTTCAAGTTAACCAATGCTGGAAGAGTTGCCGGAATGGAAATTCCACAGCTTTATATTGGATGTAAGTCCAATGAAATTTTCAGACCTAATAAGGAATTAAAAGGATTTACTAAGATATTTATAAATGCAGGTGAAACGAAGACGGTAATGATTCCATTTGACGAAAAGACCTTCCGTTATTTTAATGTGAAGACAAATAAATGGGAGATAGAAGCAGCAGAGTATGATATTATTATTGGAGCATCGAGTGCCGATATTAGATTGACAGCTACGATGTTTGTTGAGGGTACAGGAGCACCCATTCCATATGATAAACATAAGCTTCCATCGTATTATTCTGGTAGAGTAAACGATGTCGGGTTAGAGGAATTTGAAAGTTTGATAGGATATAAAGTACCTGTTCCGACATGGGACCGGACACAACCACTTGGGTACAACGATACGATTGCGCAGTGCCAGTATGCAAAGGGAGGATTTGCAAGACTAGCCTACCATGCTATTGTATTTGCACATCGTTTTTTCAGGAAAATAGGAAAAAGAGACACAGCTAACCTAATTATGATGTCTTTTTATCATATGCCATTCAGGGGTATTGCAAGAATGACAGGCGGCGTTGTGAATATGCCGATGCTGGATGGGATTTTGATGATAGCAAATGGTCATTTCTTTAAGGGCTTAATTCATGTGTTGAAAGAAAGAAGAAAGATGTTAAGAAATCACAACAGTGTGAAACCAATCGGAATAGGTAGTAGGAAAAAAATATGA
- the icd gene encoding NADP-dependent isocitrate dehydrogenase — translation MLKLEKFDLPTEGEQITIKEGKLQVPNNPIIPFIEGDGTGRDIWKASKRVLDAAVSKAYGGTKQIAWYEVFAGEKAFNTYGEWLPNDTLEAIREYFVAIKGPLTTPIGGGIRSLNVALRQELDLYVCLRPVRYFEGVPSPVKRPELVDMVIFRENTEDIYAGIEYQEGSAEVKKVIEFLQKEMGVNKIRFPETSGIGIKPVSSEGSKRLVRAAIEYAIKHGRKSVTLVHKGNIMKFTEGAFKNWGYEVAEQEFGDKVFTWSQYDVIKERDGEAAANAAQKDAEAAGKIIIKDAIADIALQQVLTRPTDFDVIATLNLNGDYLSDALAAQIGGIGIAPGANINYITGHAIFEATHGTAPKYADKDVVNPGSVILSGVMLLEHLGWQEAADLIYKGMETAINNKTVTYDFARLMEGATELKCSAFADEIINHL, via the coding sequence ATGTTGAAACTAGAAAAATTCGATCTACCTACAGAAGGCGAACAAATCACAATTAAAGAAGGAAAGCTACAAGTTCCGAATAATCCAATCATCCCTTTTATCGAGGGTGACGGTACAGGCCGTGATATTTGGAAAGCTTCCAAGCGCGTACTTGATGCAGCAGTATCTAAAGCCTATGGCGGCACTAAGCAAATCGCTTGGTACGAAGTATTTGCTGGCGAGAAAGCCTTCAATACATATGGTGAATGGCTGCCAAATGATACGTTGGAAGCAATCCGCGAATACTTTGTGGCTATCAAGGGCCCGCTTACAACTCCAATCGGAGGCGGTATTCGTTCATTGAATGTAGCCTTGCGTCAAGAATTGGATTTGTACGTATGTCTGCGTCCAGTTCGTTATTTTGAAGGTGTTCCTTCTCCTGTTAAGCGTCCTGAGCTGGTGGATATGGTTATTTTCCGTGAGAATACGGAGGATATTTATGCAGGGATTGAATATCAAGAAGGCTCTGCTGAAGTGAAGAAAGTAATCGAATTCCTGCAAAAAGAGATGGGTGTTAACAAAATCCGTTTCCCTGAAACTTCTGGTATTGGAATCAAACCGGTATCCTCCGAAGGTTCGAAACGATTGGTGCGCGCTGCAATTGAATATGCGATCAAGCACGGACGTAAGAGCGTAACGCTGGTTCACAAAGGCAACATCATGAAGTTCACTGAAGGTGCCTTCAAAAACTGGGGTTATGAAGTGGCTGAGCAAGAGTTTGGAGATAAGGTCTTCACTTGGAGTCAATATGATGTGATTAAGGAACGTGATGGTGAGGCTGCTGCTAATGCTGCTCAGAAGGATGCTGAAGCTGCTGGCAAAATCATTATCAAGGATGCTATTGCAGATATCGCGCTGCAACAAGTTCTGACTCGTCCAACTGATTTCGATGTTATTGCTACGTTGAACCTGAACGGGGATTACCTGTCCGACGCACTTGCTGCACAAATCGGCGGCATTGGCATCGCTCCTGGAGCGAACATTAACTACATTACTGGCCACGCTATCTTTGAAGCTACCCATGGTACAGCTCCTAAATATGCAGACAAAGACGTTGTGAATCCTGGTTCTGTAATTCTGTCCGGCGTAATGCTCTTGGAGCACTTGGGCTGGCAGGAAGCAGCGGACCTGATTTATAAAGGTATGGAAACTGCTATTAACAATAAGACCGTGACTTACGACTTTGCTCGTCTGATGGAAGGTGCAACAGAGCTGAAATGCTCCGCATTTGCAGACGAAATTATTAATCACCTATAA